One segment of Pan paniscus chromosome 20, NHGRI_mPanPan1-v2.0_pri, whole genome shotgun sequence DNA contains the following:
- the LOC129394738 gene encoding uncharacterized protein LOC129394738, whose translation MAATAMLVKDSAKLTLGQPLTVITPHALEAIVRQPPDRWITNARLTHYQALLLDADRISFGPPVTLNPATLLPVPEDPLSPHDCRQVLAETHGTQEDLQDYELPDADHTWYTDGSSFMDAGTRRAGAAVVNGHATIWAQALPPGTSAQKAELIALTKALELSQGKKANIYTDSRYAFATAHTHGSIYERRGLLTSEGKEIKNKAEIIALLKALFLPKKVAIIHCPGHQKGHDPVAQGNRQADQAAKQAARVETLTLVSETSKADQMPPPTSHTYTPENQKEAVALGATENQETKNWEKDGKTVLPQKEAMAMLQQMHAWTHLSSKKLRLLIEKTDFLIPRVGTLLEQVTLACKACQQVNARATRVPAGIRARGNRPGTYWEVDFTEVKPHSGGYKYLLVFVDTFSGWVEAYPTRQETAHIVAKKILEEIFPRFGLPKVIGSDNGPAFVSQTDLQARLKGLQAVQAQIWTPLAELYQPGHPQTSHPFQVGDSVYVRRHRSQGLEPRWKGPYIVLLTTPTAVKVDGVAAWIQASHVKAAPEVSGPASPEKWRLHRSRDPLKIRLSRV comes from the exons ATGGCAGCCACTGCCATGCTAGTCAAAGACTCTGCCAAGTTGACTCTTGGGCAACCTTTGACTGTCATTACCCCGCACGCCTTGGAGGCCATAGTGCGGCAGCCCCCGGACCGTTGGATCACCAACGCCCGCCTGACCCACTACCAAGCCCTCCTGCTGGACGCGGACCGCATCAGCTTTGGCCCTCCAGTCACTCTGAATCCTGCCACCTTGCTACCTGTACCGGAAGACCCGCTGAGTCCCCACGACTGTCGACAAGTGCTGGCAGAGACCCATGGGACTCAAGAAGACCTCCAGGACTACGAACTCCCAGACGCGGACCACACCTGGTACACAGACGGTAGCAGCTTCATGGACGCAGGTACCCGGAGGGCGGGGGCGGCGGTAGTAAATGGACATGCTACGATATGGGCGCAGGCACTGCCTCCCGGAACTTCTGCCCAAAAGGCTGAGCTAATTGCTCTAACAAAGGCCTTAGAGCTATCGCAGGGGAAGAAGGCTAACATCTACACAGACAGTCGGTATGCCTTTGCCACAGCCCACACTCATGGGAGCATTTACGAGAGGCGAGGTCTCCTAACAtcagaagggaaagaaatcaagaataagGCTGAAATAATCGCCTTATTAAAGGCCCTCTTCCTCCCTAAGAAGGTGGCCATAATTCATTGTCCTGGACATCAAAAAGGACATGACCCTGTCGCCCAGGGTAACAGGCAAGCTGACCAAGCAGCCAAGCAGGCTGCTAGAGTAGAGACATTGACATTAGTTTCAGAAACCAGCAAGGCTGACCAGATGCCCCCTCCCACAAGCCATACCTATACACCAGAGAACCAGAAAGAGGCAGTAGCCTTAGGAGCCACAGAGAACCAAGAGACTAAAAATTGGGAAAAAGACGGGAAGACAGTCCTCCCACAAAAAGAGGCCATGGCCATGCTGCAACAGATGCACGCTTGGACACATTTAAGTAGCAAGAAACTGAGACTGCTCATTGAGAAGACTGACTTCTTAATCCCCAGGGTTGGTACCCTTCTAGAGCAAGTGACGCTCGCTTGCAAGGCCTGTCAGCAAGTAAACGCCAGGGCCACGCGAGTCCCGGCGGGGATAAGGGCACGGGGCAACCGCCCTGGGACCTATTGGGAAGTGGACTTTACTGAAGTAAAGCCTCACAGTGgaggatataaatatttattagtatttGTAGACACATTTTCAGGATGGGTAGAAGCCTACCCCACCCGGCAAGAAACGGCCCACATAGTGGCcaagaaaatattagaagaaatctTCCCCAGATTTGGACTTCCCAAGGTAATCGGGTCAGACAATGGGCCAGCCTTCGTCTCCCAG ACTGACTTGCAGGCTCGCCTGAAAGGGCTGCAGGCAGTGCAAGCCCAAATCTGGACTCCTCTGGCAGAACTGTACCAGCCTGGACACCCACAGACCAGTCACCCTTTCCAAGTGGGAGACTCCGTCTATGTCAGACGACATCGCTCCCAAGGACTAGAACCCCGGTGGAAGGGACCATACATCGTCCTCCTCACCACACCCACTGCTGTAAAAGTTGACGGGGTCGCCGCCTGGATCCAGGCATCCCATGTGAAAGCAGCTCCGGAGGTGTCCGGACCAGCGTCGCCTGAGAAATGGAGACTTCATCGCTCCAGGGACCCCCTCAAGATAAGACTCTCCCGTGTCTAA